The Candidatus Eisenbacteria bacterium genome includes a region encoding these proteins:
- a CDS encoding A24 family peptidase has product MWFHAGWGQVVVIIVGLVLGSFLNVVRVRLPEGGSILFPSSHCPRCKAKVRPWDNIPVLSYLLLGGRCRDCRLVISWCYPVVELLSAVVLWFTVRNAPTPMAAAFSAVFALALLLVLFIDLDWQIIPDVITLPGIVLGLLAGFWMEGGVLPRLIGAAVGGLGLLTLAWLYRAATGTDGLGMGDVKLLAMVGAFLGWKGTLGVILLGSLAGSLLGLALLVAGRADRKTTLPFGSFLAPAAWVVLYWGQNLWEVYRGLCRALGG; this is encoded by the coding sequence ATGTGGTTCCATGCGGGATGGGGTCAAGTCGTTGTCATTATCGTGGGATTGGTCTTGGGCAGCTTCCTGAATGTTGTTCGTGTCCGGCTGCCCGAAGGCGGTTCGATACTCTTTCCATCGTCTCATTGTCCGCGCTGCAAGGCTAAGGTCCGTCCTTGGGATAATATTCCGGTTCTCTCCTATTTATTGCTGGGCGGGCGATGCAGAGATTGCCGGCTGGTCATTTCCTGGTGCTATCCTGTAGTGGAACTCCTCAGCGCCGTGGTCCTTTGGTTTACGGTAAGAAATGCCCCCACTCCAATGGCCGCCGCCTTTAGCGCCGTCTTTGCGCTGGCGCTGCTCCTGGTCCTCTTTATCGATTTGGATTGGCAGATCATTCCAGATGTTATCACCCTTCCGGGAATCGTTCTGGGCCTTCTTGCCGGCTTCTGGATGGAGGGAGGCGTTCTCCCACGCCTCATAGGCGCCGCTGTGGGAGGATTGGGTCTTTTGACCCTGGCGTGGCTTTACAGGGCCGCGACAGGAACCGACGGTTTGGGGATGGGGGACGTCAAACTGCTGGCCATGGTCGGCGCCTTTTTGGGATGGAAAGGAACCCTGGGCGTCATTCTATTGGGATCCCTGGCCGGAAGTCTCCTGGGCTTGGCCTTACTCGTTGCAGGCCGCGCTGATAGGAAGACAACCCTTCCCTTCGGCTCCTTTCTGGCGCCGGCGGCCTGGGTGGTCCTCTATTGGGGCCAGAATCTTTGGGAAGTTTATCGTGGACTTTGTCGTGCCCTAGGTGGTTAA
- a CDS encoding pilus assembly protein PilM has translation MPLRPKSSVALDIGSHAIKVVEIVNKAGEVHLLNYGVETLPPDSIVDSEVMDRQLVTETIQNLFEKRGIKNRRVVSAVAGRGVIVKRIRMEKAEGEEAAEAIRIEAENHVPYDMEEVSLDFQILNPDVSPRDMEVLLVAAKRERISDHAQLLREAGLTPIAIDLHAFAIQNALEWNHDINPEEVLALINIGAEMTNIHIIRDNNPLYTQDASTGGHDFIRGVQKAFQCTREEAMDALRGGKDSSGMKLDTLVEEFCAELSNTLEKSLLYLQTSTEDVERIHRVFLSGGGALIRGLSETLNRMQDASVEIVDPFKRIRCASEIFAGSDPKGFAPQLTVGVGLALRRGQGQ, from the coding sequence GTGCCTCTACGTCCCAAATCATCCGTTGCCTTAGACATAGGATCGCACGCCATAAAGGTTGTCGAAATCGTCAACAAGGCAGGTGAAGTTCATTTGTTGAACTATGGCGTCGAGACTCTCCCTCCGGATTCCATAGTCGACTCCGAGGTCATGGATAGGCAGCTCGTCACTGAGACGATCCAGAATCTTTTTGAGAAACGGGGAATAAAAAACCGCCGGGTCGTGAGTGCGGTTGCCGGGCGGGGCGTTATTGTTAAACGTATTCGAATGGAGAAAGCGGAAGGCGAGGAAGCCGCCGAAGCGATTCGAATCGAGGCGGAGAATCATGTTCCCTATGATATGGAAGAAGTCTCCCTTGACTTTCAAATACTTAACCCCGACGTGAGCCCCCGTGACATGGAAGTCTTATTGGTGGCTGCGAAGCGGGAGAGAATAAGTGATCATGCCCAGCTTTTGAGAGAAGCTGGATTGACGCCCATCGCCATCGATCTACATGCTTTTGCGATCCAAAATGCCCTCGAATGGAATCATGATATTAACCCCGAAGAAGTTCTCGCGCTGATCAATATCGGCGCCGAAATGACGAATATCCATATCATACGGGATAACAATCCACTTTACACACAAGACGCATCCACAGGAGGCCATGATTTCATTCGTGGCGTACAAAAAGCCTTTCAATGTACGCGTGAAGAGGCGATGGATGCATTAAGGGGTGGAAAGGATTCCTCTGGCATGAAGCTCGACACTCTTGTCGAAGAATTCTGCGCCGAGTTAAGCAACACTTTGGAGAAAAGTTTGCTCTATCTCCAAACATCCACCGAGGACGTTGAACGCATCCATCGTGTTTTTCTATCTGGCGGCGGCGCCTTAATTCGGGGGCTCAGTGAGACTCTGAATCGGATGCAAGACGCGTCTGTTGAAATTGTAGATCCCTTCAAGAGAATTCGATGCGCGTCGGAAATATTTGCAGGTTCCGACCCGAAGGGATTTGCACCCCAACTAACAGTGGGCGTGGGTTTGGCCCTGAGAAGGGGACAGGGGCAGTGA
- a CDS encoding PilN domain-containing protein, which translates to MISVNLLPEEERILEGRFGGAPRWGVVLPIVLSCAILLPLGGMVLMQRTKIANLKEDIARTQVEKARLAPQVQLVQDLVSRQRELRDRLRVLRDLGRNRTEMVRVVDELARHIPENLWLTKFSLNPGGGYRLEGTTFSNLLVADLMGRLESSDLFYKVDLVESKRDLLGEEPIIKFAILFTLTDKPVPNSEGEGS; encoded by the coding sequence GTGATCAGTGTCAATCTTCTCCCGGAAGAGGAACGAATACTCGAAGGTCGATTCGGCGGCGCCCCCCGGTGGGGTGTAGTGCTGCCCATTGTTCTTAGTTGCGCCATTCTCCTTCCTTTGGGCGGTATGGTCCTGATGCAGAGGACAAAAATCGCAAATTTGAAGGAGGATATTGCAAGAACTCAAGTGGAGAAAGCACGTTTGGCGCCGCAGGTCCAGCTCGTTCAAGATCTGGTGTCGCGTCAACGTGAACTCCGGGATCGATTGCGCGTCTTGAGGGATTTGGGTCGGAATCGAACCGAAATGGTCCGGGTGGTGGATGAACTTGCCCGGCACATTCCCGAAAATCTTTGGCTTACAAAATTTTCATTGAATCCGGGCGGTGGGTACCGGTTGGAGGGTACTACATTTTCCAACCTCCTCGTCGCGGATTTAATGGGCCGGCTGGAGAGTTCCGATTTGTTTTACAAAGTGGATCTTGTGGAATCCAAGAGGGATTTGCTCGGAGAAGAGCCGATTATAAAATTCGCAATTCTGTTCACGCTCACCGACAAACCTGTTCCCAACAGTGAAGGGGAGGGATCATAG
- a CDS encoding type 4a pilus biogenesis protein PilO, which yields MIELRDPKNQRTIFSIIVLGVIGYLFFANTWFPWSYKAHASEIKTLEEEYQGLAREVTQAQQAARRLKLLQEEYETLARHWETAKCFLPEEREIVSLLREITIAGQSAGVEFVHVLPKSPVPQLYVTEHPIEIRVMGGFHQMGTFLGELSALDRLVTITLVKIEAIDNQSEETSMEATFTSSAFTLGGMDPKTVEANKNDKGVKGKIQQVQQKLTGRQGDSQHGSPSEE from the coding sequence GTGATTGAGCTTCGCGATCCCAAAAACCAGCGAACGATATTCAGCATCATTGTATTGGGTGTGATAGGGTACCTGTTTTTTGCAAATACATGGTTCCCATGGAGTTACAAAGCCCATGCTTCTGAGATCAAGACGTTGGAAGAGGAATATCAGGGGCTGGCGCGTGAGGTGACGCAGGCACAGCAAGCAGCACGGCGTTTGAAACTCCTGCAAGAGGAATATGAGACATTGGCTCGTCATTGGGAGACGGCCAAATGTTTCCTTCCGGAAGAGAGGGAGATTGTCTCTCTCTTGAGAGAAATCACGATTGCGGGCCAGTCGGCGGGAGTCGAATTTGTACATGTCTTGCCGAAGAGTCCTGTACCCCAACTCTATGTAACCGAACACCCAATAGAGATAAGGGTCATGGGCGGTTTTCATCAGATGGGGACATTTTTGGGTGAGTTATCGGCCCTTGATCGTTTGGTAACAATAACTCTTGTCAAAATAGAAGCAATAGATAATCAAAGTGAAGAGACCTCGATGGAAGCGACATTTACTTCATCGGCCTTTACGTTGGGGGGAATGGACCCCAAGACCGTTGAAGCCAATAAAAATGACAAGGGTGTGAAGGGAAAGATTCAGCAGGTTCAGCAGAAGCTTACGGGACGCCAGGGGGACTCGCAGCACGGTAGCCCCTCGGAGGAATAG